Proteins from one Megalops cyprinoides isolate fMegCyp1 chromosome 11, fMegCyp1.pri, whole genome shotgun sequence genomic window:
- the parp4 gene encoding protein mono-ADP-ribosyltransferase PARP4, which produces MAVFDDCLVVLEVKDLPFKEKKKLKLAITDNGGTISFVVNNQCTHVVTNSLDNVSSNRQHSIKKFQIPVVGVEYVFRCVEKGTLLSTEECSPLPLPPTTNPPPFSQTVFKVTAQLPVEEKPRVKYTPLALAPRTEKVEKETETKSGSYLGHHRVYSEYDNDLPKFPSNFKVAKYSILRRMKPGEGWTVLELQSCQSQAGQQYRVVRYWSKGHGCRVSVTRDKLVYCSTSEEALEVYETLRKELNVMNVKESTTLPSQPPDVGSSKLRQLLLEEKLNSSAISQEVGVFVELLWTEALGCLGNILNIPITGISLNDVCRAEGLLLQVQKGLKEGAKQEELQRLMGEFYSLLPHKLESTPTTRIISQKLDLCQLIRDMLKVSEATMWSSTPSCLGKYHALRCSIEHLSPDSPDYRNVRSLLHGRPVQILQVFRVSRTEELQVFRGEQGNVRPLLHSTAPSSFVGILSRGLLLPRVGVEHHGIERTDIGNLGGGIYFSDSLSTSMKYSKPGATDGSRLLLVCDVALGQCKDLQKRDTSLSCAPEGYHSVHGVRQSPTVPSDFEDDEYVVYSTDQVQVKYVVQFRARDDPVTAFQPTVDVSSDTAQPASTADLLSEEEEVGAGGYKNPLEDVTAGLLDSTGQPLPLQAVSVKCKLMDLLTQVIIFQTYTNLSKVPIEAKYVFPLDESAAVCGFEAFINGKHIVGQVKEKEQARKEYRQAIEKGHGAYLMDQDAPDVFTISVGNLPAGATVLIKVTYVTELVVKAGSLLFSLPGSVAPWQQSKALNQRTQVSVEKVCVNELQEEGVFTLDMSIEMPYEILNLHCVTHQVKIKKTECKAVVSTLPGQTLGPDGFQLSFTLSQVHLPRMWVENHPDKDSQACMLVFYPHFDANCAAGSGDGDGDKDGGEEVVILLDTSESMRGIPMQDARRIALHVLKTLDPKVRVNIISFGTDYKELFLFSQPFSKAHQPATSFAMTSPPMGGSTDLWRPLHSLSLLPPSRTIRNLLLISDGHIQSEALTLRLIRENAQHSRVFTCGISPTANRHMLRALAQAGGGAYEFFDTKMKHTWMGKVLSQVKRMSAPGCSSVSVKWQQFNLGASPPVQAPAQLHALFSDCHALVYGFVPHCTQATLCGRLSEQEIETMVSTTELQKSKGTLLHKLTARAVIRDYEDGSLHADQAEHEGRKEELKSYIIELSKEYSIVTQYTSFVAIEERDADGPSAGFTDIPKLIAEEEVDFLPYIGWEEDEDTEEELCSFYGLGEKAPCLGSSVPFDDDIYEELESDLMQNLWEKGDQMEAPPEPPRVPDGSLKLNKASSVDSVEALQRSLAQDSLETLCLDSEQFLQADAGSADEPVMKRAQLKTKRMGPTVRRSAAPPAICWGSPSVAQTAKAAFVACSPVPPFQKLTFMQAQHQEQKMQQFPASPPPPPPPSHPAAVPPPPPPPFHPAAVPPPPPPPSHPAAAPPPPPPPFHPAAAPPPPPPPFHPAAVPPPPPPPSHPAAVPPPPPPPFHPAAVPPPPPPPFHPAAVPPPPPPPSHPAAGLAPPPPPFHPIGTPLPPASSRVAATMAAPSVLASGLQILPSLQHQNTLFGSGRSRTSSYAPSPRKSLPIIGTAAADDKLTQDTQAGGFGAAVGFGSSPGASQPAPYLRTKFITHALAPSQPLFGAAVPHTINPFQFGSVSGTPITHSGFQFGAKAGDAVTPSPRKILPIIGTAAANHKLSQDTQAGGFGAAVGLGSSPGASPPAPYLRTKFITHALAPSQPLFGAAVPHTVTPFQFQSVSGTPITHSGFQFGAKAGDAVTSSVPLFEAAAGSAITPSLPDVLTRSELSYSSSSSENEKREKAQMRIDRGRGHGMDQLTGLRERKKSRGLSWGELFDLQHQDGYWECTGRLGSILGLDIEFFANVFLKEKGIISLGVRAHADILRLVATLLVLQLMRVMGLAEGSLLKTLFRLQEAPALK; this is translated from the exons ATGGCTGTCTTTGACGACTGCCTCGTGGTTCTGGAAGTGAAGGATTTaccttttaaagaaaagaagaagTTAAAGCTGGCAATAACAGACAATGGAGGGACAATTTCTTTTGTGGTCAACAACCAG tGCACTCATGTCGTCACAAACAGCCTGGACAATGTGAGCTCCAACCGCCAGCACAGTATCAAGAAGTTCCAGATCCcggtggtgggggtggagtaTGTGTTCCGCTGTGTGGAGAAAGGGACTCTACTATCTACAGAGGAGTGCAGCCcacttccccttcctcccaccaccaacccccctcccttctcaCAAACAG TGTTTAAGGTGACTGCCCAGCTGCCTGTGGAAGAGAAGCCTAGAGTTAAGTATACACCCCTGGCACTTGCTCCTCGCACAgagaaggtggagaaagagACGGAGACAAAGAGTGGAAGCTATCTGGGCCACCACAG AGTTTACAGTGAATACGACAACGATCTGCCAAAGTTCCCCTCTAATTTTAAAGTTGCCAAATATTCAATTTTGCGGAGG ATGAAACCTGGAGAAGGCTGGACAGTACTGGAGCTGCAGAGCTGCCAGAGTCAAGCAGGGCAGCAGTACCGTGTGGTGCGATACTGGAGCAAGGGTCACGGCTGTAGG GTTTCAGTGACCCGTGACAAGCTTGTGTACTGCTCCACGTCAGAGGAAGCCCTCGAGGTGTATGAGACTCTGAGGAAGGAACTCAACGTCATGAACGTGAAGGAGAGCACCACACTGCCTTCACAGCCCCCGGACGTGGGCTCCAGTAAGCTGCGTCAG TTActgctggaggagaagctgaaCAGCAGTGCCATCTCCCAGGAAGTGGGTGTGTTCGTAGAGCTACTCTGGACAGAAGCCCTTGGTTGCCTGGGCAACATTCTCAACATTCCCATCACCGGCATTAGTCTCAATGAT GTGTGCCGAGCAgaggggctgctgctgcaggtacaGAAGGGGCTGAAGGAGGGGGCgaagcaggaggagctgcagagactTATGGGAGAGTTCTACTCCCTCCTGCCCCACAAGCTGGAATCCACTCCCACCACCAGGATCATATCTCAGAAGCTGGACCTCTGCCAG TTAATCAGAGACATGCTGAAGGTGAGTGAGGCTACAATGTGGAGCTCCACGCCTTCATGTCTGGGAAAATACCACGCGCTAAGGTGCAGCATTGAGCACCTTTCCCCAGACAGCCCGGACTATCGCAACGTCAGGAGCCTACTTCATGGCAG ACCAGTACAGATTCTGCAGGTGTTCCGAGTGAGCAGGACTgaggagctgcaggtgtttcGGGGAGAGCAAGGGAACGTACGACCCCTCCTGCACTCCACTGCTCCCAGCAGCTTCGTGGGCATCCTGTCCCG agGGCTGCTGCTGCCCAGAGTAGGAGTGGAGCATCATGGGATAGAGCGGACAGACATCGGGAACCTGGGTGGCGGCATCTACTTCAGTGACTCGCTGAG TACCAGCATGAAGTACTCTAAGCCTGGTGCGACAGACGGCTCTCGcctgctgctggtgtgtgatGTGGCCCTGGGGCAGTGCAAGGACCTCCAGAAGAGGGACACGAGCCTGAGCTGTGCCCCCGAGGGGTACCACAGCGTGCACGGGGTCCGTCAGTCCCCCACAGTGCCCTCTGATTTCGAG GACGATGAGTATGTGGTGTACAGCACAGACCAGGTGCAGGTGAAGTATGTGGTACAGTTCAGAGCACGGGACGACCCAGTGACAGCGTTCCAGCCAACCGTCGACGTCTCCTCAGACACGGCCCAGCCAGCTTCAACCGCGGACCTAT tgtcagaggaggaggaggtcggtGCCGGAGGGTACAAGAACCCCCTGGAAGACGTGACTGCGGGGTTGCTGGACAGCACCGGCCAGCCGCTGCCCCTGCAGGCTGTCAGTGTGAAGTGCAAGCTCATGGACTTGCTGACGCAG GTCATAATTTTTCAGACTTACACCAACCTGAGTAAGGTCCCAATCGAGGCCAAGTATGTCTTTCCTCTGGATgaatctgcagctgtgtgtggatTTGAAGCGTTCATCAACGGGAAGCATATAGTGGGACAG gtgaaagagaaagaacaggCCAGGAAAGAGTACAGGCAGGCCATAGAAAAGGGCCATGGCGCTTATCTAATGGATCAGGATGCACCT GACGTGTTCACCATCAGTGTGGGGAACCTGCCCGCAGGGGCCACGGTCCTGATCAAAGTCACCTATGTCACCGAGCTCGTGGTCAAGGCAGGGtcccttctcttctccctgCCCGGCAGCGTGGCACCGTGGCAACAGAGCAAAGCGCTGAACCAGCGGACTCAG gtgtcagtggagaaggtgtgtgtgaatgagctACAGGAAGAAGG GGTCTTCACCCTGGATATGTCCATTGAGATGCCATATGAGATCTTAAACCTGCACTGTGTGACCCACCAAGTGAAAATCAAG AAAACGGAGTGTAAAGCAGTGGTCAGCACGCTGCCAGGGCAGACCCTCGGGCCTGACGGGTTCCAGCTGTCCTTCACCCTGTCCCAGGTCCACCTGCCCAGGATGTGGGTGGAGAACCACCCTGACAAAGACAGTCAG GCCTGCATGCTGGTGTTCTACCCGCATTTCGACGCCAACTGCGCAGCTGGGTCtggggacggggacggggacaAGGACGGGGGCGAGGAGGTGGTCATCCTACTGGACACCTCGGAGTCCATGAGGGGCATCCCCATGCAGGATGCACGCCGGATCGCCCTGCATGTGCTGAAAACCCTGGACCCTAAAGTCAGGGTGAACATCATCTCCTTTGGCACGG attataAAGAGCTTTTCCTGTTCTCTCAGCCCTTTAGCAAGGCTCATCAACCTGCCACAAGTTTTGCAATG ACTTCCCCACCAATGGGGGGCAGCACCGATTTGTGGAGGCCCCTGCACAGCCTCAGCCTGTTGCCTCCTTCAAGGACCATCAGGAATTTGCTGCTGATTTCAGACGGGCACATTCAGAGCGAGGCCCTGACCCTTCGGCTGATTCGGGAGAATGCCCAGCACAGCCGCGTCTTCACCTGTGGCATCAG CCCAACAGCCAATCGGCACATGTTACGAGCTCTGGCCCAGGCTGGAGGCGGAGCTTACGAATTCTTTGACACCAAGATGAAACACACCTGGATGGGGAAG GTTTTGTCCCAGGTGAAGCGTATGTCCGCCCCAGGCTGCAGCTCGGTGTCGGTGAAGTGGCAGCAGTTTAACCTGGGCGCATCCCCGCCTGTCCAAGCCCCCGCCCAGCTGCACGCGCTCTTCAGTGACTGCCACGCCCTCGTGTACGGCTTTGTGCCACACTGCACTCAG GCCACCCTGTGTGGAAGGCTGAGCGAGCAGGAGATTGAAACCATGGTGTCCACCACAGAGCTTCAGAAGAGTAAAGGCACG CTCCTTCACAAGCTGACAGCGAGGGCGGTCATTCGGGACTACGAGGACGGCAGCCTGCACGCTGACCAGGCCGAGCACGAG gggagaaaggaggagCTGAAGTCCTACATCATTGAGCTGAGCAAAGAGTACTCCATCGTGACCCAGTACACCAGCTTCGTGGCCATAGAGGAAAGG GATGCGGACGGGCCAAGTGCTGGTTTCACAGACATACCCAAGCTGATAGCCGAGGAGGAGGTGGATTTTTTGCCGTATATCGGCTGGGAGGAAGATGAAGACACAGAGGAAGAACTTTGTTCTTTCTACGGGTtgggagagaaa GCCCCCTGTTTGGGCTCCAGTGTACCTTTCGATGATGACATCTATGAAGAGCTGGAATCTGATTTAATGCAAAATCTCTGGGAAAAGGGTGACCAGATGGAAGCCCCGCCGGAGCCCCCCCGTGTCCCAGACGGCagtttaaaactgaacaaagcaAGCTCAGTTGATTCTGTGGAGGCACTTCAGAGATCCCTGGCCCAGGACTCTCTCGAAACACTCTGTTTAGACTCAGAGCAATTTCTGCAGGCAGACGCAGGCAGTGCAGATGAACCTGTGATGAAAAGAGCACAGTTGAAAACTAAACGGATGGGGCCTACAGTGCGCAGAagtgctgctcctcctgctaTTTGCTGGGGCTCTCCCTCTGTAGCTCAGACTGCAAAAGCAGCTTTTGTAGCTTGTAGTCCTGTTCCACCCTTCCAGAAATTAACCTTCATGCAGGCTCAACATCAAGAGCAAAAGATGCAGCAATTTCctgcctctccacctcctcctccacctccatctcaTCCTGCTGCCGtcccgcctcctcctccacctccattTCATCCTGCTGCCgtcccacctcctcctccacctccatctcaTCCTGCTGccgccccgcctcctcctccacctccattTCATCCTGCTGccgccccgcctcctcctccacctccattTCATCCTGCTGCCgtcccacctcctcctccacctccatctcaTCCTGCTGCCGtcccgcctcctcctccacctccattTCATCCTGCTGCCgtcccacctccccctccacctccattTCATCCTGCTGCCgtcccacctccccctccacctccatctcATCCTGCTGCTGGTctggctcctcctccacctccattTCATCCTATTGGTACCCCTCTTCCTCCAGCCAGCTCAAGAGTCGCCGCCACTATGGCCGCCCCCTCAGTGCTTGCCAGCGGTCTCCAAATACTCCCTAGTCTCCAACATCAGAACACCTTGTTTGGAAGTGGGCGCTCCCGGACCAGTAGTTACGCTCCCTCACCCAGGAAAAGCTTGCCCATAATCGGCACCGCTGCAGCAGATGATAAACTTACACAGGACACCCAGGCAGGTGGCTTTGGGGCTGCAGTCGGTTTTGGATCCTCACCTGGAGCTTCACAGCCGGCTCCATATCTCCGTACAAAGTTCATAACACATGCATTAGCCCCTTCACAACCCCTCTTTGGGGCTGCAGTGCCACATACCATTAATCCTTTCCAGTTTGGGTCTGTAAGTGGTACTCCCATTACCCATTCAGGGTTCCAGTTTGGGGCTAAAGCTGGTGATGCCGTTACTCCCTCCCCCAGGAAAATCTTGCCCATAATCGGCACCGCTGCAGCAAATCATAAACTTTCACAGGACACCCAGGCAGGTGGCTTTGGGGCTGCAGTCGGTTTAGGATCCTCACCTGGAGCTTCGCCGCCGGCTCCATATCTCCGTACAAAGTTCATAACACATGCATTAGCCCCTTCACAACCCCTCTTTGGGGCTGCAGTGCCACATACCGTTACCCCTTTCCAATTCCAATCTGTAAGTGGTACTCCCATTACCCACTCAGGCTTCCAGTTTGGGGCTAAAGCTGGTGATGCCGTTACCTCTTCAGTGCCTCTATTTGAGGCTGCGGCGGGAAGTGCCATTACCCCCTCATTACCTGATGTCCTTACCAGGTCAGAACTTTCCTACTCTTCTTCATCATCTGAGAACGAGAAGCGAGAGAAAGCACAGATGAGAatagacagaggaagaggacatGGAATGGACCAGCTCACCGG CCTCAGAGAAAGGAAGAAGTCACGTGGGTTGTCATGGGGAGAGCTGTTTGACCTTCAACACCAG GATGGGTATTGGGAATGCACAGGGAGACTGGGCTCCATTCTCGGTCTGGACATAGAGTTCTTCGCCAATGTCTTCCTGAAAGAAAAGGGCATCATCTCTCTGG GAGTGAGAGCTCATGCGGACATCCTGAGGCTGGTGGCCACGCTGCTGGTCCTCCAGCTGATGCGGGTTATGGGACTGGCTGAAGGCAGTCTGCTCAAGACCCTCTTCCGCCTGCAGGAGGCACCTGCACTCAAGTAG